The following are encoded together in the Bacillus sp. V2I10 genome:
- a CDS encoding fumarylacetoacetate hydrolase family protein, translated as MKFVRFTDQSAIYHGVLQESEIKEIQGDMFKDWEYTGRSFQKEQVRLLAPLQPNQIIGIGANYVSDKKEIPEVLPEIPVFFFKPTSSVIGPEEKIVIPAGAKQVKFESELAIIIGKEAKNVPESDVLDYVFGYTVGNDVTAPAFFHGDGHWTIGKSFDTFTPLGPLIETELDPFNVKVEARLNGTLKQDSPTELMIIPIRKMISYLTSVMTLNAGDVILTGSPVGAELVNTGDVIECEIKEIGNLRNSFAEARESVKS; from the coding sequence ATGAAATTTGTCCGATTTACAGATCAGTCAGCTATCTATCATGGAGTTTTACAAGAGTCTGAAATCAAAGAAATACAAGGTGATATGTTTAAAGACTGGGAGTATACCGGCCGTTCTTTTCAAAAAGAGCAGGTTCGGCTTCTTGCACCCTTACAGCCAAATCAGATTATCGGAATAGGTGCAAACTACGTTTCAGATAAGAAGGAAATACCTGAGGTGCTGCCTGAAATTCCGGTGTTTTTTTTCAAGCCGACATCATCCGTTATTGGACCGGAAGAAAAAATTGTCATTCCTGCCGGTGCTAAACAGGTAAAATTCGAGTCAGAGCTTGCAATTATCATTGGAAAAGAAGCTAAAAACGTTCCTGAATCAGATGTTCTGGACTATGTGTTTGGCTACACAGTTGGAAATGACGTGACAGCTCCTGCCTTTTTCCACGGAGACGGACATTGGACAATCGGAAAATCATTTGACACATTCACGCCTTTAGGACCATTGATTGAAACAGAGCTGGATCCATTCAATGTGAAGGTGGAAGCGAGATTAAACGGGACTTTGAAACAGGATAGCCCGACCGAACTCATGATCATTCCGATTCGAAAAATGATTTCCTATTTGACCAGCGTTATGACCCTAAATGCAGGGGACGTAATATTAACAGGGAGTCCTGTTGGGGCAGAATTAGTCAATACAGGTGATGTCATTGAATGTGAAATTAAGGAAATCGGCAATCTAAGGAATTCTTTTGCCGAAGCACGAGAAAGCGTTAAAAGCTAG
- a CDS encoding IclR family transcriptional regulator, producing MDRENMVKSVSRALDIITLVSLKKGGLGVTEIANQIDINKSSVYRILSTLVQYGYVEQDVETGKYKLGYKFLEISSKLLESIDLRAEARMYLQELENETNEVIHLVVYDQGEVVYIEKLDGSETLRMHSKVGKRAPMHCTSVGKAILAHLPSSVVLDILERKGLPMHTDKTITNKDDFLLELNTVRQKGYALDLEENENGITCIAVPIFDHMGNAIAAVSISGPTIRMTNERLEQLQSRMQNIGRQISSRLGYEKIE from the coding sequence TTGGATCGAGAAAATATGGTAAAGTCCGTCAGCAGGGCACTGGATATCATCACGCTCGTAAGTTTAAAAAAGGGCGGACTTGGCGTTACCGAAATAGCAAATCAAATCGACATAAATAAAAGCTCCGTTTACAGGATTTTGTCTACTTTAGTCCAATACGGCTATGTAGAACAGGATGTTGAGACAGGAAAGTACAAGCTTGGCTATAAATTCTTGGAAATCAGTTCAAAGCTGCTTGAATCAATTGATCTTAGAGCTGAGGCCAGAATGTATTTACAGGAGCTTGAAAATGAAACAAACGAGGTCATCCATTTAGTCGTGTATGATCAGGGTGAAGTTGTGTATATAGAAAAGCTTGACGGCAGTGAAACTCTGCGAATGCATTCAAAAGTGGGCAAGCGTGCACCAATGCACTGTACATCCGTTGGAAAAGCGATTCTTGCTCATCTTCCATCGAGTGTGGTTTTGGATATTTTAGAGCGGAAAGGCCTGCCAATGCATACTGACAAAACCATTACTAATAAAGATGATTTCCTATTGGAACTTAATACTGTCAGACAAAAGGGATATGCTCTTGACCTGGAGGAGAATGAAAACGGGATTACGTGCATCGCCGTGCCGATTTTTGATCATATGGGCAATGCCATTGCAGCTGTCAGTATTTCTGGACCAACTATTCGGATGACAAACGAAAGACTGGAACAGCTCCAGTCCCGGATGCAGAATATCGGCAGGCAAATATCCTCAAGACTTGGCTATGAAAAAATAGAATAA